The following are encoded together in the Arthrobacter sp. Y-9 genome:
- a CDS encoding gamma-aminobutyraldehyde dehydrogenase, which translates to MHQFINGKAVTGASGATQDVINPATGEVTATVTLAGLRDLEAAVAAARAAFPAWSRTTPGERSAILQRFARILEARAEEFAQAESSQTGKPLRLCREFDIPGTIDNVDFFAGAARNLEGKAMAEYSADHTSAIRREAIGVIGSIAPWNYPLQMAAWKILPAIAAGNTIILKPAEITPLTSVMFAEALTEAGLPDGVVNVLVGSGSTIGAALMRHPQVDMVSFTGSTAVGRTVLEAAAVNAKRVHLELGGKAPFVVFDDADIDAAVHGAVAGSLINSGQDCTAATRALVHRSVYQEFVDKLAARFDGIVLGAPDNDGADIGSLSSFRHRDHVAGMVERARGYARVVAGGYVPTEDGLGDGAFYRPTLIVDAAPDSEIVKNEVFGPVLVVLPFDDDDEAIALANDTVYGLAASAWTSNIQRALRATREIKAGCVWVNDHIPIISEMPHGGFKQSGFGKDMSAYSFEEYTQVKHVMFELGGVVEKDWHRTIFALR; encoded by the coding sequence ATGCACCAGTTCATCAACGGCAAGGCCGTCACCGGCGCCTCCGGAGCCACCCAGGACGTGATCAACCCGGCCACGGGTGAGGTCACCGCCACCGTCACCCTCGCGGGTCTGCGTGACCTGGAGGCCGCCGTCGCCGCCGCCCGCGCCGCGTTCCCGGCGTGGTCCCGCACCACCCCCGGCGAGCGCTCCGCGATCCTGCAGCGCTTCGCCCGCATCCTGGAGGCCCGGGCCGAGGAGTTCGCCCAGGCGGAGAGCTCCCAGACGGGCAAGCCGCTGCGCCTGTGCCGCGAGTTCGACATCCCGGGCACCATCGACAACGTCGACTTCTTCGCCGGCGCCGCTCGGAACCTCGAGGGCAAGGCCATGGCGGAGTACTCGGCCGACCACACCTCGGCCATCCGCCGCGAGGCCATCGGCGTCATCGGGTCCATCGCTCCGTGGAACTACCCGCTCCAGATGGCCGCGTGGAAGATCCTCCCCGCCATCGCCGCGGGCAACACCATCATCCTCAAGCCGGCGGAGATCACGCCCCTGACGTCGGTGATGTTCGCCGAGGCGCTGACCGAGGCGGGCCTGCCGGACGGCGTCGTGAACGTCCTGGTCGGCAGCGGCAGCACCATCGGCGCCGCGCTCATGCGTCATCCTCAGGTGGACATGGTCTCCTTCACCGGGTCCACGGCCGTGGGCCGCACGGTCCTCGAGGCCGCCGCGGTGAACGCCAAGCGCGTGCACCTGGAGCTGGGCGGCAAGGCGCCCTTCGTCGTGTTCGACGACGCCGACATCGACGCCGCGGTGCACGGCGCCGTCGCGGGCTCCCTGATCAACTCGGGCCAGGACTGCACGGCGGCCACCCGCGCGCTGGTGCACCGCAGCGTCTACCAGGAGTTCGTGGACAAGCTCGCCGCGCGGTTCGACGGCATCGTCCTGGGCGCCCCGGACAACGACGGCGCGGACATCGGTTCGCTGTCCTCCTTCCGCCACCGGGACCACGTGGCCGGCATGGTCGAGCGGGCGCGCGGCTACGCCCGGGTGGTGGCCGGCGGATACGTCCCCACCGAGGACGGGCTGGGCGATGGCGCGTTCTACCGCCCCACCCTGATCGTGGATGCCGCCCCGGATTCCGAGATCGTCAAGAACGAGGTGTTCGGCCCCGTGCTGGTGGTGCTGCCCTTCGATGACGACGACGAGGCCATCGCCCTCGCCAACGACACCGTCTACGGCCTGGCCGCCTCCGCCTGGACCTCGAACATCCAGCGCGCCCTCCGCGCGACCCGCGAGATCAAGGCCGGATGCGTGTGGGTCAACGACCACATCCCGATCATCTCCGAGATGCCCCACGGCGGCTTCAAGCAGTCCGGCTTCGGCAAGGACATGTCCGCCTACTCCTTCGAGGAGTACACCCAGGTCAAGCACGTGATGTTCGAACTGGGCGGCGTCGTGGAGAAGGACTGGCACCGCACCATCTTCGCGCTGCGCTGA
- a CDS encoding TetR/AcrR family transcriptional regulator, with protein sequence MAQAAQPSDRRARLDPETIIDAVLKIAGQEPGERLTFRRLGEELGVDATAVYRHFRNRDAIIRAALDRLFALSVERTLAAGRQHGWRARLEAYLDELLRVFMQYPSLGSESFATDTYGPGELKAIEFVLQCLTDAKLPEERVVHYYAALESYTLALGAGIALEIQRLPDSQGHDPWLNPRVFSHLSGHPLLEKHHRALQGLDSLSTFQAGLAAILDSAERESDLSAT encoded by the coding sequence ATGGCGCAGGCCGCGCAGCCCAGTGATCGCCGCGCACGGCTTGACCCGGAAACCATCATCGATGCAGTCCTGAAAATCGCCGGACAGGAACCTGGCGAGCGCTTGACGTTCCGCCGCCTGGGCGAGGAACTCGGAGTGGACGCCACCGCGGTGTACCGGCATTTCCGCAATCGGGACGCCATCATTCGCGCGGCTCTGGACCGGCTCTTCGCCCTCTCCGTGGAACGCACGCTGGCCGCGGGCCGGCAGCACGGCTGGAGGGCCCGGCTCGAGGCTTATCTGGACGAACTGCTCAGGGTCTTCATGCAGTACCCCTCCCTGGGCAGCGAATCCTTCGCCACGGACACCTACGGTCCCGGCGAGCTGAAAGCCATCGAGTTCGTGCTGCAGTGCCTCACGGACGCGAAGCTCCCCGAGGAGCGCGTGGTGCACTACTACGCGGCCCTCGAAAGCTACACGCTGGCCCTCGGCGCCGGGATCGCCCTGGAGATCCAGCGGCTTCCCGATTCCCAGGGGCACGACCCGTGGCTCAACCCGCGGGTGTTCTCCCACCTGTCCGGGCACCCGCTGCTCGAAAAGCATCACCGGGCCCTGCAAGGGCTCGACTCCCTCAGCACGTTCCAGGCCGGCCTCGCCGCCATCCTGGACAGCGCTGAGCGCGAAAGCGACCTCTCTGCCACCTGA
- a CDS encoding amidohydrolase: MAVAQTILENGWVYTGRDDVPRRADLAIGDGKILAVGTAEELAPLADGATERLDVAGRLIVPGFQDSHMHPVFAGVELLQCDLTEVESADDAVDTVRRYAEEHPDEPWILGAGWSMEHFPGGTPTRQLLDAVVPDRPVFLQNRDHHGAWVNTKALELAGIDATTPDPESGRFEREADGTPAGTVHEGAMDLFASARPGTSEELAYAGLLKAQELLLSQGITAWQDAWVAIPEDGSVDLLRVYLRAAQAGDLKVRVRICQWWDRTAGDAQLEPILARREEVAQAVAPERLTASTVKIMVDGVAENFTAAMHEPYRDHHGHHTDNRGIEFFDPEEMKGFVTALDAAGMQLHFHALGDRAVTDALDALEQARAANGVTDGRHHLAHLQLVRAEDTPRFAELGAAANMQALWACHEEQMDELTLPFLEPDAEERHYPFGELAAHGTRLAAGSDWPVSTADPLAAMHVAVNRTSPGETGKPLGPDHQKLSLQQILNAYTQGTAWINHLDHLTGTLEEGRLADFVVLDRDVFQLPAEQIHTVRVEETWIDGTRVYCRTAQEEEA, translated from the coding sequence ATGGCAGTTGCGCAGACCATCCTGGAGAACGGATGGGTCTACACCGGCAGGGACGACGTCCCCCGCCGTGCGGACCTGGCGATCGGCGACGGAAAGATCCTGGCGGTGGGCACCGCCGAAGAGCTGGCGCCGCTGGCCGACGGCGCCACCGAGCGGCTCGACGTCGCGGGCAGGCTGATCGTGCCCGGCTTCCAGGACTCCCACATGCACCCGGTCTTCGCCGGGGTGGAACTGCTGCAATGTGACCTCACGGAGGTCGAGAGCGCCGACGACGCCGTGGACACCGTCCGCCGCTACGCCGAGGAGCACCCGGACGAGCCGTGGATCCTCGGCGCCGGCTGGTCCATGGAGCACTTCCCGGGCGGCACTCCCACCCGCCAGCTCCTCGACGCCGTGGTCCCGGACCGCCCCGTCTTCCTCCAGAACCGCGACCACCACGGCGCCTGGGTCAACACCAAAGCCCTGGAGCTCGCGGGCATCGACGCCACCACCCCGGACCCGGAGAGCGGACGCTTCGAGCGGGAAGCGGACGGCACCCCCGCCGGGACGGTGCACGAGGGCGCCATGGACCTCTTCGCCTCCGCCCGCCCCGGCACCTCGGAGGAACTCGCCTACGCCGGGCTCCTCAAGGCCCAGGAACTCCTGCTCTCCCAGGGCATCACCGCCTGGCAGGACGCCTGGGTGGCCATCCCCGAGGACGGCAGCGTGGACCTCCTCCGGGTCTACCTGCGGGCCGCGCAGGCCGGGGACCTCAAGGTCCGCGTCCGCATCTGCCAGTGGTGGGACCGCACCGCCGGGGACGCCCAGCTGGAACCCATCCTGGCCCGGCGCGAAGAGGTGGCCCAGGCGGTCGCCCCGGAACGCCTCACCGCGAGCACGGTGAAGATCATGGTGGACGGCGTCGCCGAGAACTTCACCGCCGCCATGCACGAGCCGTACCGCGACCATCACGGGCACCACACGGACAACCGGGGCATCGAATTCTTCGACCCGGAGGAGATGAAGGGCTTCGTCACCGCCCTGGACGCCGCCGGCATGCAGCTCCACTTCCACGCGCTGGGTGACCGTGCCGTCACCGACGCCCTCGACGCGCTGGAACAGGCCCGCGCCGCGAACGGCGTCACCGACGGCCGCCACCACCTCGCCCACCTGCAGCTGGTCCGGGCCGAGGACACGCCGCGCTTCGCCGAGCTCGGAGCCGCCGCGAACATGCAGGCGCTCTGGGCCTGCCACGAGGAGCAGATGGACGAGCTCACGCTGCCGTTCCTGGAGCCCGACGCCGAGGAGCGCCACTACCCCTTCGGCGAACTCGCCGCCCACGGGACGCGGCTCGCGGCCGGCAGCGACTGGCCCGTCTCCACCGCGGACCCTCTCGCCGCCATGCACGTGGCCGTCAACCGGACCTCGCCCGGCGAGACCGGCAAGCCCCTCGGCCCCGACCACCAGAAGCTGAGCCTTCAGCAGATCCTGAACGCGTACACGCAGGGCACGGCGTGGATCAACCATCTCGACCACCTGACGGGCACGCTGGAGGAAGGACGGCTGGCGGACTTCGTGGTCCTGGACCGCGACGTCTTCCAGCTCCCGGCGGAGCAGATCCACACCGTCCGGGTCGAGGAGACCTGGATCGACGGAACCCGCGTCTACTGCAGGACCGCCCAGGAGGAGGAAGCATGA
- a CDS encoding ABC transporter substrate-binding protein has product MRKTLRGAAPQGRRVSALRRLWERFGAPSSSAERPTTAARGKAAITLAVVGGLVLSGCAARPGATGGSGEAKFTLSQGSPAPTKEIDGFSWAMYAEPFSLDYAYAFDYPDNTVLSNVCESLFRWNKDLTVSPGLATKVDNPDPLHWVYTIRQGVKFHDGTIMTADDVVASLRRHLDEKVGSFWASAFQNVASIDKTAADQVTITMAKPDYTLNAALVGSPGVVESAKTLAKDGKDYGNSTKGVNCTGPFSFVSWEAGESITLKRFDDYWDPSLKAKSKQVTFKMLTDANSRINALQTGEIDGAFMIPSNAMDILKANTDAGNLYFGADSTVQSLVFTDLAGTFKDVRVRKALMMAINRPSLIKAAEQGYARPTDALTTRNVWNAAKPATVDKAFGDLEPLKYDLAEAKKLVKEAGATGKKVVFSTASLSAAFDIETRAIASAAKEIGLNPEIRTMSNDKYTTLFSDPEARKGTDLVLTSWYLSSTEPLEMYSVLREGDFSNYGGWVNKQYDKLVNQAIGTKDPDQRAKFTGQAAKIASDEVVWGPLYETVTSMWLGKRITGADPSINYMYFPWAAKIGGR; this is encoded by the coding sequence ATGAGGAAGACCCTGCGCGGCGCCGCGCCACAGGGACGCCGCGTGAGCGCGCTCCGGCGGCTGTGGGAGCGGTTCGGCGCGCCGTCGTCGTCCGCTGAACGCCCGACGACGGCGGCCCGCGGCAAGGCGGCCATCACCCTCGCGGTGGTCGGCGGCCTGGTCCTGAGCGGCTGTGCGGCCCGGCCCGGCGCCACGGGCGGTTCCGGCGAAGCGAAGTTCACCCTGAGCCAGGGATCCCCGGCGCCGACCAAGGAGATCGACGGCTTCTCCTGGGCCATGTACGCCGAGCCGTTCTCCCTGGACTACGCCTACGCGTTCGACTACCCGGACAACACCGTCCTGTCCAACGTCTGCGAGTCCCTGTTCCGCTGGAACAAGGACCTCACCGTGTCACCCGGCCTGGCCACCAAGGTGGACAACCCGGACCCGCTGCACTGGGTCTACACCATCCGGCAGGGCGTGAAGTTCCACGACGGGACCATCATGACGGCCGACGATGTGGTGGCGTCCCTCCGCCGGCACCTCGATGAGAAGGTCGGGTCCTTCTGGGCGTCGGCGTTCCAGAACGTGGCGAGCATCGACAAGACGGCGGCGGACCAGGTGACCATCACCATGGCCAAGCCGGACTACACCCTGAACGCGGCGCTGGTCGGGTCGCCCGGCGTCGTCGAGTCCGCCAAGACCCTTGCCAAGGACGGCAAGGACTACGGCAACTCCACGAAGGGCGTGAACTGCACCGGTCCCTTCTCCTTCGTCAGCTGGGAGGCGGGGGAGAGCATCACCCTCAAGCGCTTCGACGACTACTGGGACCCGTCCCTGAAGGCGAAGTCGAAGCAGGTGACGTTCAAGATGCTGACGGACGCCAACTCGCGCATCAACGCCCTCCAGACCGGCGAGATCGACGGGGCCTTCATGATCCCGTCCAACGCCATGGACATCCTCAAGGCCAACACGGACGCGGGGAACCTCTACTTCGGCGCGGACAGCACGGTCCAGAGCCTCGTCTTCACGGACCTGGCCGGGACCTTCAAGGACGTGAGGGTCCGCAAAGCCCTCATGATGGCCATCAACCGGCCCTCCCTCATCAAGGCGGCCGAACAGGGCTACGCCCGGCCGACCGACGCCCTCACCACGCGCAATGTGTGGAATGCGGCGAAGCCGGCGACGGTGGACAAGGCCTTCGGTGACCTGGAGCCGCTGAAGTACGATCTGGCCGAGGCGAAGAAGCTCGTCAAGGAGGCCGGTGCCACCGGCAAGAAGGTGGTGTTCTCCACGGCCTCGCTGAGCGCGGCCTTCGACATCGAGACCCGGGCCATCGCGTCCGCGGCGAAGGAGATCGGGCTCAACCCCGAGATCCGGACGATGTCCAACGACAAATACACGACCCTGTTCTCCGATCCGGAGGCCCGCAAAGGCACGGACCTGGTGCTGACCTCCTGGTATCTCTCCAGCACCGAACCGCTCGAGATGTACAGCGTGCTGCGGGAGGGGGACTTCAGCAACTACGGCGGCTGGGTCAACAAGCAGTACGACAAGCTCGTCAACCAGGCGATCGGGACCAAGGACCCGGACCAGCGCGCGAAGTTCACCGGGCAGGCGGCGAAGATCGCCAGCGACGAGGTGGTCTGGGGCCCGCTGTACGAGACGGTCACGTCCATGTGGCTGGGCAAGCGCATCACCGGGGCTGACCCGTCCATCAACTACATGTACTTCCCGTGGGCTGCCAAGATCGGAGGCCGTTGA
- a CDS encoding ABC transporter permease has protein sequence MTAVDVKPSSDSPGPGGSGASGGTDGPGLPGAAGRARKRKGGSRLRFVLVKIGTLLLTLFVASLAVFFSRFLVPGDPARFLLRGRSPKPEALAEITRQYGLDKPPWEQYVNWLGGILHGDWGRSLTYRQDVSEVLLNRLPTTLQLVALAAVFITILGLLAGIIASLNKGFGDKFILISLTAAGAVPPFVAAIGLVAVFSVNLGWFPSFGSGDGFWDRIWHLTLPALALGVTYIAFVARVTRSSMNEQLIREHVEVATSRGLTRPTVVLRHVLRNALGPILTVSGVLIAGLLVSSAIIEQTFGLTGIGQLLVQSIDRLDFGVVQAIVMVVVTAFVVVNTVVDLVQPLIDPRIAAGSETR, from the coding sequence ATGACTGCTGTTGACGTGAAACCCTCGTCCGACTCCCCAGGGCCCGGCGGCTCCGGCGCGTCCGGCGGCACGGACGGCCCCGGCCTGCCGGGCGCCGCCGGCAGGGCCCGCAAACGCAAGGGCGGCTCCCGCCTGCGGTTCGTGCTCGTGAAGATCGGCACGCTGCTGCTGACCTTGTTCGTGGCCTCGCTCGCGGTGTTCTTCTCCCGCTTCCTGGTCCCCGGCGACCCGGCCCGCTTCCTGCTGCGCGGCCGCAGTCCCAAGCCGGAGGCGCTCGCGGAGATCACCCGCCAGTACGGCCTCGACAAGCCGCCGTGGGAGCAGTACGTGAACTGGCTCGGCGGCATCCTGCACGGGGACTGGGGCAGGTCCCTGACCTACCGGCAGGATGTCTCTGAAGTCCTCCTCAACCGTCTCCCCACCACGCTGCAGCTCGTGGCGCTGGCCGCGGTCTTCATCACGATCCTGGGCCTGCTGGCCGGGATCATCGCCAGCCTCAACAAGGGGTTCGGCGACAAGTTCATCCTGATCTCCCTCACCGCGGCCGGTGCGGTCCCGCCCTTCGTGGCGGCCATCGGCCTGGTGGCGGTGTTCTCGGTCAATCTCGGCTGGTTCCCCTCCTTCGGCAGCGGTGACGGCTTCTGGGACCGGATCTGGCATCTCACCCTGCCGGCTCTGGCCCTCGGCGTCACGTACATCGCCTTCGTGGCCCGGGTGACGCGTTCCTCCATGAACGAGCAGCTCATCCGGGAACACGTCGAGGTGGCCACGAGCCGCGGCCTGACGCGCCCCACGGTGGTCCTGCGCCACGTGCTGCGGAACGCCCTCGGCCCGATCCTCACGGTGAGCGGCGTCCTGATCGCGGGCCTCCTGGTCTCCAGCGCCATCATCGAGCAGACCTTCGGCCTCACCGGGATCGGCCAGCTCCTGGTCCAGTCCATCGACCGGCTGGACTTCGGCGTGGTGCAGGCGATCGTCATGGTGGTGGTCACGGCGTTCGTCGTGGTCAACACCGTCGTGGACCTGGTCCAGCCCCTCATCGACCCTCGTATCGCCGCCGGATCGGAGACCCGATGA
- a CDS encoding ABC transporter permease codes for MTLSMTLPQTGFRRYTSALSLTAWIAVIVTAVVVVVSVLAPTLAPYDPDYVDLDNVLAGPSAQHLLGTDALGRDLLSRLMFGGRTSLLGPTLVVLGSTVLGLLLGLAAGWSDGWPGKILGRVFDILFAFPALLVSMLAVALFGKGLVAPIIAMTIAYVPYVARLTQGLVASERSRPYVQAYRVLGFRTPWVVLGRVLPNLIPTVGAQSALNFGYVLADLAALSFIGLGVQPPTSDWGAMIEESRGALLGGYILPAFWPALVVVVVVVAVNVIGEEISDRIGGKLS; via the coding sequence ATGACCCTCTCAATGACGCTCCCGCAGACAGGGTTCCGGCGCTACACCTCCGCCCTGTCCCTCACGGCCTGGATCGCCGTGATCGTCACGGCCGTGGTGGTCGTGGTGTCCGTCCTGGCCCCGACGCTCGCGCCGTACGACCCGGACTACGTCGACCTCGATAACGTGCTCGCCGGACCCAGCGCCCAGCACCTCCTCGGGACCGACGCCCTGGGCCGTGACCTGCTCAGCCGTCTCATGTTCGGCGGCCGGACCTCGCTGCTCGGCCCCACGCTCGTGGTGCTCGGCTCCACGGTCCTCGGCCTGCTGCTCGGCCTGGCCGCCGGCTGGTCCGACGGCTGGCCCGGCAAGATCCTGGGCCGCGTGTTCGACATCCTTTTCGCCTTCCCGGCCCTGCTGGTGTCGATGCTCGCCGTGGCCCTGTTCGGCAAGGGTCTCGTGGCGCCCATCATCGCCATGACCATCGCCTACGTCCCCTATGTGGCGCGTCTGACGCAGGGCCTCGTGGCTTCGGAACGGTCCCGCCCCTACGTCCAGGCGTACCGGGTGCTCGGCTTCCGGACGCCGTGGGTGGTCCTGGGCCGGGTGCTGCCGAACCTGATCCCCACCGTGGGAGCCCAGTCGGCGCTGAACTTCGGCTACGTCCTGGCGGACCTCGCGGCCCTGTCCTTCATCGGCCTCGGCGTCCAGCCGCCCACGAGCGACTGGGGCGCCATGATCGAGGAGTCCCGTGGGGCTCTGCTGGGCGGCTACATCCTGCCGGCGTTCTGGCCGGCGCTCGTGGTGGTCGTCGTCGTGGTCGCCGTGAATGTCATCGGCGAGGAGATCTCGGATCGGATCGGAGGCAAGCTCTCATGA
- a CDS encoding ABC transporter ATP-binding protein — protein sequence MSHLLEVQDFTLGFAGRDPLLDGVSLHVDDGEAVALVGESGSGKSLTTRAALGLLPERAQHSGLVSVRGLDTLTAGRQQLLDLRRQRASMIFQDPRAGINPVRTVGDFLTETLVRWRGLSRAEATERAVTQLEQVGLRRAKDLVNQYPHQLSGGMLQRVMIAAALLDSPELLLCDEPTTALDVTTQAGIVRLLRDEQQARGMGMLFITHDLNLAASLCERVYVLRRGKVVEHGRTRDVFVSPQQDYTRELVGATPTIDLDRVPAPPTPSAEAPLLEVSGLSKRYELAHGEVITALDDAAFTLPRGGSLGVVGESGSGKSTLARLVVALETPSDGELHLDGTERPARPLKASERKLLAKDVQIVFQDPYLSLDPRIPVGHAVADVFRLHRKQSRKAAADSARELLERVGIGPERFGSKPRALSGGQRQRVALAKALAAQPRLLVLDEATSALDVSVQAQVLSLVEELRDQLGLTILFVTHDLAVVSRICSQVLVMHQGRIVEQGPTAEVLAAPADDYTRNLLGSRPRPLWDAEPAAL from the coding sequence ATGAGTCACTTGCTGGAAGTACAGGATTTCACCCTCGGTTTCGCGGGACGCGACCCGCTGCTGGACGGCGTCTCCCTCCACGTCGACGACGGCGAGGCCGTGGCGCTCGTGGGCGAGTCCGGTTCGGGGAAGTCGCTGACCACGCGAGCTGCCCTGGGACTCCTCCCGGAGCGCGCCCAGCACTCCGGTCTGGTGTCCGTCCGGGGCCTCGACACCCTCACGGCGGGCCGCCAGCAGCTCCTGGACCTGCGCCGCCAGCGGGCGTCCATGATCTTCCAGGACCCCCGCGCGGGCATCAACCCGGTGCGCACCGTGGGTGACTTCTTGACGGAGACCCTGGTCCGCTGGCGCGGCCTCTCTCGCGCCGAGGCCACCGAACGGGCCGTGACCCAGCTGGAACAGGTCGGCCTGCGCCGCGCCAAGGACCTGGTGAACCAGTACCCGCATCAGCTGTCCGGCGGCATGCTGCAGCGCGTCATGATCGCGGCCGCGCTCCTGGACTCCCCGGAGCTGCTGCTGTGCGACGAGCCCACCACGGCGCTCGACGTCACCACGCAGGCCGGGATCGTCCGGCTTCTGAGGGACGAGCAGCAGGCCCGCGGCATGGGCATGCTCTTCATCACCCACGACCTCAATCTCGCCGCGAGCCTGTGCGAGCGCGTCTACGTGCTCCGCCGCGGCAAGGTGGTGGAGCACGGCCGGACCCGGGACGTGTTCGTGAGCCCGCAACAGGACTACACCCGGGAGCTCGTGGGAGCCACCCCCACGATCGACCTGGACCGCGTCCCGGCGCCGCCCACCCCGTCGGCGGAGGCGCCGCTGCTGGAGGTCTCCGGCCTGAGCAAGCGGTACGAGCTCGCCCACGGCGAGGTCATCACGGCCCTCGACGACGCCGCCTTCACCCTGCCGCGCGGCGGTTCGCTCGGCGTCGTGGGCGAGTCCGGCTCGGGCAAGTCGACGCTGGCCCGTCTGGTCGTCGCGCTGGAGACTCCGAGCGACGGCGAGCTCCACCTGGACGGGACGGAGCGCCCGGCCCGCCCCCTGAAGGCGTCCGAACGCAAGCTCCTGGCCAAGGATGTGCAGATCGTCTTCCAGGATCCGTACCTGTCCCTGGACCCGCGGATCCCAGTCGGTCACGCCGTGGCGGACGTGTTCCGCCTGCACCGCAAGCAGTCCCGCAAGGCCGCCGCGGACAGCGCCCGCGAGCTGCTGGAACGGGTGGGCATCGGTCCGGAGCGGTTCGGCTCCAAGCCACGGGCGCTCTCCGGCGGCCAGCGCCAGCGGGTCGCGCTCGCCAAGGCCCTCGCCGCGCAGCCCCGGCTCCTGGTCCTCGACGAAGCCACGAGCGCCCTGGACGTCTCCGTGCAGGCCCAGGTGCTCTCGTTGGTCGAGGAACTCCGGGACCAGCTCGGCCTGACCATCCTCTTCGTCACCCACGACCTCGCCGTGGTGTCCCGGATCTGCTCCCAGGTCCTCGTGATGCACCAGGGCCGGATCGTGGAGCAGGGCCCCACCGCCGAGGTGCTGGCGGCTCCCGCGGACGACTACACCCGGAACCTCCTCGGCTCCCGGCCCCGGCCCCTCTGGGATGCCGAGCCGGCGGCCCTCTGA
- a CDS encoding FAD-dependent oxidoreductase yields the protein MHTTVFERNVPQPAVVARSLEGAVHRPFWIDDLGPDVTRYPQLEGDASAALVIVGGGYTGLWTALRAKEREPERSVILLEGERIGWAASGRNGGFCEASLTHGYENGKSRWPQEIETLERLGLENLERMQEAIERYGMDCEWERTGELNVAVEPHQLEWLAEESGGHVLDREATQAEVNSPTFLGSVWLKDSVAMVHPYKLATELARVATELGVTIHEGTRVRELVDVDGGVDVVTNRGTVRAGQVVLGTNVFPSLLKRNALMTVPVYDYALMTEPLSQEQLEAIGWTNRQGIGDMANQFHYYRITQDNRILFGGYDALYFWGRRVDEGHEYQPETWVRLASHFFTTFPQLEGLKFTHKWAGPIDSSTQFCAFFGTARKDRVAYAAGFTGLGVGATAFAADVLLDLLSGADTERTRVEMVRKRPLPFPPEPFASVGINLTRWSMDRADHNKGKRNFILKALDAVGLGFDS from the coding sequence GTGCATACCACCGTTTTCGAACGGAACGTCCCCCAGCCCGCCGTCGTCGCGCGTTCTCTGGAAGGGGCGGTTCACCGGCCGTTCTGGATCGACGACCTGGGTCCGGACGTGACCCGATACCCGCAGCTGGAAGGCGACGCGAGCGCCGCCCTGGTGATCGTGGGCGGCGGCTACACGGGCCTGTGGACCGCGCTGCGGGCCAAGGAACGGGAACCGGAGCGCAGCGTCATCCTGCTCGAGGGCGAGCGGATCGGCTGGGCGGCCTCCGGCCGTAACGGCGGCTTCTGCGAGGCCAGCCTGACCCACGGCTACGAGAACGGCAAGAGCCGCTGGCCGCAGGAGATCGAGACCCTCGAACGGCTAGGTCTGGAGAACCTCGAGCGCATGCAGGAGGCGATCGAGCGCTACGGCATGGACTGCGAATGGGAGCGGACCGGCGAGCTGAACGTCGCCGTCGAACCTCATCAGCTGGAGTGGCTCGCGGAGGAGAGTGGCGGCCACGTCCTGGACCGGGAGGCCACGCAGGCCGAGGTCAATTCGCCGACGTTCCTCGGCTCGGTCTGGCTCAAGGACTCCGTGGCCATGGTGCACCCGTACAAGCTCGCCACCGAGCTCGCCCGGGTGGCCACCGAGCTGGGTGTGACGATCCATGAGGGCACCCGCGTGCGGGAGCTGGTGGACGTCGACGGCGGCGTGGACGTCGTGACGAACCGGGGCACCGTGCGCGCCGGGCAGGTCGTGCTGGGGACCAACGTGTTCCCGTCGCTGCTCAAGCGCAACGCGCTCATGACGGTGCCGGTCTACGACTACGCCCTCATGACGGAGCCCCTGAGCCAGGAACAGCTCGAGGCCATCGGCTGGACGAACCGGCAGGGCATCGGGGACATGGCCAACCAGTTCCACTACTACCGGATCACCCAGGACAACCGGATCCTGTTCGGCGGCTACGACGCGCTGTATTTCTGGGGCCGCCGCGTGGACGAGGGGCACGAGTACCAGCCGGAGACGTGGGTGCGGCTCGCCTCGCACTTCTTCACCACGTTCCCCCAGCTGGAGGGCCTGAAGTTCACGCACAAGTGGGCCGGACCCATCGACTCCAGCACCCAGTTCTGCGCGTTCTTCGGCACGGCGCGGAAGGACCGGGTGGCCTACGCCGCCGGGTTCACCGGCCTGGGCGTGGGCGCCACCGCCTTCGCCGCCGATGTCCTGCTGGATCTGCTGAGCGGCGCGGACACGGAACGGACCCGCGTGGAGATGGTCCGCAAGCGGCCACTGCCGTTCCCTCCGGAGCCGTTCGCCTCGGTGGGGATCAATCTCACCCGGTGGTCGATGGACCGCGCCGACCACAACAAGGGCAAGCGCAACTTCATCCTCAAGGCCCTCGACGCCGTCGGGCTGGGCTTCGACTCCTGA